The Euphorbia lathyris chromosome 2, ddEupLath1.1, whole genome shotgun sequence genome includes a window with the following:
- the LOC136219133 gene encoding protein HOMOLOG OF MAMMALIAN LYST-INTERACTING PROTEIN 5, whose protein sequence is MASDNEPAKLLLPYLQRADELQKHEPLVAYYCRLYAMEKGLKIPQGERTKTTNSLLISLMKQLEKDKKSLQLGPEDNLHVEGFALSVFGKADKQDRAGRADLNTAKTFYAASIFFEILNQFGVLQPDLEQKQKYAVWKAADIRKALKEGRKPNPGPPADDEDLFNPSSTSGGGYAYDGGPIEGARSPGTDPDQSQHFHDQANDQHSTNIPQSFHEKVNNNHSANVASQPQFPDSVNSHHSTNVMPSLPSYPSAGFPSHDFHPNPPPSRSEDPPYSQPYHHQSYSQELPQPPPPPHNYPSHEPSYSFPNFQSYPGFVESSLPAVPTHQPYYQSPDSSYAPPQSAPPSSYTPTTQHTSTTAPPITRNSSDLNPVSANTQTYKYDCNYQPSPEKIAEAHKAARFAVGALAFDDVSIAVEHLRKSLELLTNPSSQ, encoded by the exons ATGGCGAGTGACAACGAGCCTGCCAAACTTCTGTTGCCCTATCTTCAACGAGCCGATGAGCTGCAAAAACACGAACCTTTAGTTGCTTATTACT gtcgactGTATGCGATGGAAAAAGGGTTGAAGATTCCACAGGGCGAGCGGACTAAGACCACCAACTCTCTGCTTATTTCCCTCATGAAACAGCTCGAAAAG GATAAAAAGTCTCTGCAGTTGGGACCTGAAGACAATTTACATGTCGAGGGATTTGCACTAAGTGTCTTTGGGAAGGCAGACAAGCAAGATCGAGCTGGACGAGCAGATTT GAATACTGCAAAAACATTTTATGCGGCGAGCATTTTCTTTGAGATTCTAAACCAGTTTGGTGTCCTGCAGCCCGAT CTTGAGCAGAAACAGAAGTACGCAGTTTGGAAAGCTGCAGATATAAGGAAAGCTTTGAAAGAAGGAAGAAAGCCTAATCCGGGGCCTCCTGCTGATGATGAAGATTTGTTCAATCCATCAAGTACATCTGGTGGTGGCTATGCTTAC GATGGTGGGCCTATTGAAGGCGCTAGAAGTCCCGGCACAGATCCTGATCAATCACAGCATTTCCATGACCAAGCCAATGATCAGCATTCTACGAATATTCCACAATCCTTCCACGAGAAGGTTAACAACAATCATTCTGCTAACGTCGCGTCACAGCCTCAGTTCCCTGATTCTGTCAACAGCCACCATTCCACAAATGTTATGCCATCACTTCCTTCTTACCCTTCTGCTGGTTTTCCTTCCCATGATTTTCATCCGAATCCTCCACCAAGCAGATCAGAAGATCCTCCATATTCTCAGCCGTACCATCACCAATCCTACTCGCAAGAACTTCCACAGCCACCGCCACCACCACATAATTATCCATCTCACGAGCCCTCTTATTCATTTCCCAACTTCCAATCTTATCCTGGTTTTGTAGAGAGCAGTCTTCCAGCAGTCCCAACACATCAGCCTTATTACCAAAGCCCAGATTCTTCCTATGCTCCTCCGCAGTCTGCTCCTCCAAGCAGCTATACACCAACCACACAACATACATCGACGACAGCTCCTCCAATCACTAGAAATAGCAGCGACTTGAATCCGGTCTCGGCTAATACCCAAACTTATAAATACGATTGCAATTACCAGCCTTCTCCTGAGAAAATTGCTGAAGCACACAAGGCAGCAAGATTTGCGGTTGGTGCCTTGGCATTCGATGATGTGTCAATTGCTGTGGAACACTTAAGGAAGTCACTTGAATTGCTTACAAATCCATCTAGTCAGTAA